One genomic region from Streptomyces sp. NBC_01304 encodes:
- a CDS encoding RICIN domain-containing protein, protein MTVRIIRGQGPDACPWGYWALYENKQYNESEPADILISDTSVWNLKDVGFNDRASSYVNRTRYTISLYDDAGYEGRERGVGSGSQYHHVIHERTTRPYLFSDEEVGDMNDAVSSVRLREPALEAATFPAGLYTLVNGGSGKALEVADGALENGGNIQQWEFNQSAAQQWQLDPLGDGEYTLTNKVSGKRMDVAGNDSDKRENGANVHQWAAFDHDSQKWRIRLRPSMGNYTLTNVFNGKALDVADGSTANGANVQQYDHNDTDAQKWTIRPVSRNPAAGTYTLTNVGSEKALDAVNTTVEGGGAVVQWSRHGHPNQQWTLAEVTDGVFTLTSVYSGKVLDVTGGSKDNGAPLQQWAGNGSPAQQWKLTEAGEGIYRLQCIGSGKFLDVAANSTDDGAIVHQWDANDYNSQKWRLTPVG, encoded by the coding sequence ATGACAGTGCGGATCATCCGAGGACAGGGGCCCGACGCGTGCCCGTGGGGGTACTGGGCGCTCTACGAGAACAAGCAGTACAACGAGAGCGAGCCGGCGGACATCCTGATATCCGACACCAGCGTCTGGAACCTCAAGGACGTCGGCTTCAACGACCGCGCCTCGTCGTATGTGAACCGGACGAGGTACACCATCAGCCTGTACGACGATGCTGGCTACGAGGGGCGGGAAAGGGGCGTCGGGAGCGGGAGTCAATACCACCACGTCATCCATGAGCGGACGACCCGCCCCTACCTCTTCAGCGACGAGGAGGTCGGCGACATGAACGACGCCGTCTCCTCAGTGCGCCTGCGGGAGCCCGCCCTGGAAGCGGCCACATTCCCTGCCGGCCTGTACACGCTGGTCAACGGGGGATCCGGCAAGGCTCTGGAAGTCGCCGACGGCGCCCTTGAGAACGGCGGGAACATCCAGCAATGGGAGTTCAACCAGTCCGCCGCCCAGCAATGGCAGCTCGACCCCCTCGGCGACGGCGAATACACCCTGACCAACAAGGTCAGCGGCAAACGCATGGACGTCGCAGGCAATGACAGCGACAAACGAGAAAACGGCGCCAACGTCCACCAGTGGGCAGCCTTCGACCACGACTCGCAGAAGTGGCGGATACGCCTTCGGCCCTCCATGGGCAACTACACCCTCACCAACGTCTTCAACGGCAAGGCCCTGGACGTCGCCGACGGCTCCACCGCCAACGGCGCCAACGTCCAGCAGTACGATCACAACGACACCGACGCGCAGAAGTGGACCATCAGGCCCGTCTCCCGGAATCCGGCCGCCGGCACCTACACGCTCACCAACGTGGGCAGCGAAAAGGCGCTCGATGCCGTCAACACCACGGTCGAGGGCGGCGGCGCCGTCGTGCAGTGGTCACGCCACGGGCACCCGAACCAGCAGTGGACCCTGGCCGAAGTCACCGACGGCGTGTTCACACTGACCAGCGTGTACAGCGGCAAGGTCCTCGACGTCACCGGCGGCAGCAAGGACAACGGGGCCCCACTCCAGCAGTGGGCGGGCAACGGCTCACCTGCCCAGCAGTGGAAGCTGACCGAAGCCGGCGAGGGGATCTACCGGCTGCAGTGCATCGGCAGCGGCAAGTTCCTAGATGTCGCGGCCAACAGCACCGACGACGGGGCGATCGTGCACCAGTGGGACGCCAACGACTACAACAGTCAGAAGTGGCGGCTGACCCCGGTCGGCTAA
- a CDS encoding carboxylesterase/lipase family protein produces the protein MTLVLAALIGQLLSASAATGSPTSASPSPGRPLVSLGDGRIAGRVHDRAEEFLGIPYAAAPVANLRFRPPQPPARWSGVRDAVHQAPACPQFSPYGVRDPQAISEDCLRLDVYRPRGSRPGDRLPVLFWMHGGAYSQGTGTQFGGRTMADRTHTVVISINYRLGQLGNLALPELTRENALATGSYGLLDQIAALTWARTNIAAFGGDRANITIAGQSAGAGSVCAMLAAPRAAGLFSRAVLQSGPCTLLRAPSSAQAVDASRAYATAAGCPDAATRTECLRDASLTDLIAAARALPTSGPAYGDRLLPVQPSDAIAAGAWNKVPVLIGSTRAESRLFVALTQPHLTAEQYVEQINERYGKAAPQVLARYPLSDHASPYLALSALSTDATFACHTGATARVFAAQVPAYAYEFDDPNSPTLYGAQVPGLNMANAHSAELAYLHDFTMGDRPLTPVQMALADRMKRYWAAFARTGNPNTPGQGHWPKAEPHDTVLALNPAGDRISTAFTEEHQCTFWSGLPGQAP, from the coding sequence GTGACGCTCGTTCTGGCCGCCCTCATCGGACAGCTTCTGTCCGCCTCGGCGGCGACGGGCAGCCCGACGTCCGCCAGCCCGTCGCCCGGGCGCCCCCTCGTCTCCCTCGGCGACGGGCGCATCGCAGGGCGGGTTCACGACCGCGCCGAGGAATTCCTCGGCATCCCGTACGCGGCCGCGCCGGTGGCGAACCTGCGCTTCCGCCCACCGCAACCACCGGCCCGATGGAGCGGAGTGCGGGACGCGGTGCACCAGGCACCCGCCTGTCCGCAATTTTCCCCGTACGGAGTGCGCGACCCCCAGGCAATCAGCGAGGACTGCCTCCGGCTCGACGTGTACCGGCCGCGCGGCAGTCGGCCGGGCGACCGCCTGCCGGTGCTGTTCTGGATGCACGGCGGCGCCTACAGCCAGGGCACCGGAACGCAGTTCGGCGGCCGCACCATGGCCGACCGCACGCATACCGTCGTCATCAGCATCAACTACCGGCTCGGCCAACTCGGCAATCTCGCCCTGCCCGAACTCACGCGGGAGAACGCCCTGGCAACTGGCTCGTACGGCCTTTTGGACCAGATCGCGGCCCTGACGTGGGCCCGCACCAACATCGCGGCCTTCGGCGGCGACCGAGCGAACATCACGATCGCGGGCCAGTCCGCCGGCGCCGGATCGGTCTGCGCGATGCTCGCCGCACCACGGGCGGCCGGCCTGTTCTCCCGCGCCGTGCTGCAGAGCGGCCCCTGCACCCTGCTGCGAGCCCCCAGTTCCGCCCAAGCCGTCGACGCAAGCCGGGCCTACGCCACCGCCGCGGGCTGCCCGGATGCGGCAACACGCACCGAGTGTCTCCGCGACGCCTCCCTGACCGACCTCATCGCCGCCGCCCGCGCCCTACCGACGTCCGGCCCGGCGTACGGTGACCGGCTGCTGCCCGTCCAGCCGTCGGACGCCATCGCCGCCGGCGCCTGGAACAAGGTGCCCGTCCTGATCGGCAGCACCCGTGCCGAGAGCCGGTTGTTCGTCGCGCTGACGCAGCCCCACCTCACCGCCGAGCAGTACGTCGAGCAGATCAACGAGCGGTACGGCAAAGCAGCGCCGCAGGTGCTGGCCCGCTATCCGCTGTCCGACCACGCCTCCCCGTACCTCGCGCTGTCCGCACTCTCCACAGACGCCACCTTCGCCTGCCATACAGGCGCAACGGCCCGCGTCTTCGCCGCACAAGTACCCGCCTACGCCTACGAATTCGACGACCCGAACTCGCCGACCCTGTACGGAGCGCAGGTGCCAGGGCTGAACATGGCCAACGCCCACAGCGCCGAACTCGCCTACCTGCACGACTTCACCATGGGCGACCGGCCGCTGACCCCCGTCCAGATGGCCCTCGCCGACCGGATGAAGCGCTACTGGGCGGCGTTCGCCCGCACCGGGAACCCGAACACACCAGGCCAGGGCCACTGGCCGAAGGCGGAACCACACGACACCGTTCTCGCGCTGAACCCTGCGGGAGACCGCATCTCGACGGCATTCACCGAAGAACACCAGTGCACCTTCTGGTCGGGCCTGCCCGGACAGGCCCCCTAG
- a CDS encoding carboxylesterase/lipase family protein, whose translation MTEAPGANVSPVVQLAAGRLRGTVEGGVAAFKAVPYAAPPIGPLRWHPAQPHAGWDGIRDATRYGPSAPQMFFEGGDPVLGGHGFPPFDEDCLTLNVWTPAVDDAARPVLVWIHGGGFLSGSGNLPHYSGETFARNGDLVVVALNYRLGPLGYLSFDETDTGQPEPGNLWFSDQLAALRWVHDNIARLGGNPENVTVAGQSGGALSTAALAAHPEASGLFHRVILQSPPLGLHLPSPAEYQERTAAYLEIAGVKSVDELRALPWPRLIEATAGLFGRTAQWGHWPTPFLPVRDGLTLTRHPAETLLHGAAQDLDVLIGWTREEANFGLALDAQYAKATKDRVIGRIAETFAHDAAHVYAAYERKRPGARPVDVLMDVLTDELFRSPGLELAESRAALGRPVHIYQFDLPTPAHEGRLRAAHCLDLPFVFDNFDQWTHAPFLEGIDPTVRDGLAQAMHQAWIAFIRTGDPHHPGLPQWDPYDLETRITMRFDSVITAIGDLAADARRRPATGMQDSTRLLHGH comes from the coding sequence ATGACTGAAGCACCAGGAGCCAACGTCTCCCCCGTCGTCCAACTGGCCGCCGGCCGGCTGCGAGGCACCGTCGAGGGCGGTGTCGCCGCGTTCAAGGCAGTGCCCTACGCCGCGCCGCCGATCGGCCCGCTCCGGTGGCATCCGGCGCAGCCCCACGCGGGCTGGGACGGCATACGGGACGCCACCCGCTACGGTCCGAGCGCACCGCAGATGTTCTTCGAGGGCGGCGATCCCGTGCTGGGCGGTCATGGATTCCCGCCGTTCGACGAGGACTGCCTGACCCTCAACGTCTGGACACCGGCCGTCGACGACGCGGCGCGACCGGTCCTGGTCTGGATCCACGGCGGCGGCTTCCTCTCGGGGTCCGGCAACCTGCCCCACTACTCCGGCGAGACCTTCGCCCGAAACGGCGACCTGGTCGTCGTCGCGCTCAACTACCGCCTCGGCCCGCTCGGTTATCTCAGCTTCGACGAGACGGACACAGGGCAACCGGAGCCGGGCAACCTCTGGTTCTCCGACCAACTCGCCGCGCTGCGCTGGGTGCACGACAACATCGCACGCCTCGGCGGCAATCCGGAGAACGTGACCGTCGCCGGGCAGTCGGGCGGCGCGCTGTCGACGGCGGCCCTGGCCGCTCACCCCGAAGCCTCCGGCCTGTTCCATCGCGTCATCCTGCAGAGCCCACCCCTCGGTCTGCACCTGCCGTCCCCCGCCGAATACCAGGAGCGGACGGCCGCCTATCTGGAGATTGCCGGAGTCAAGAGCGTCGACGAGCTCCGCGCCCTGCCCTGGCCACGCCTGATCGAGGCGACCGCGGGACTCTTCGGCCGCACCGCACAGTGGGGACACTGGCCCACCCCGTTCCTCCCCGTGCGCGACGGCCTCACGCTGACCCGCCACCCGGCCGAAACGCTCCTGCACGGCGCCGCCCAGGACCTCGACGTACTGATCGGCTGGACCCGCGAGGAAGCCAACTTCGGACTGGCGCTGGACGCGCAGTACGCGAAGGCGACCAAGGACCGGGTGATCGGCAGGATCGCGGAGACCTTCGCCCACGACGCGGCACACGTGTACGCGGCGTACGAGCGCAAACGGCCCGGAGCCAGGCCTGTGGACGTCCTCATGGACGTACTCACCGATGAGCTCTTCCGCTCACCCGGTCTGGAGCTGGCCGAGTCCCGAGCCGCTCTCGGACGCCCGGTCCACATCTACCAGTTCGACCTCCCCACCCCCGCCCACGAGGGGCGACTGCGCGCCGCACACTGCCTGGACCTGCCCTTCGTCTTCGACAACTTCGACCAATGGACCCACGCACCCTTCCTCGAAGGGATCGATCCCACCGTGCGGGACGGACTCGCCCAGGCCATGCACCAAGCCTGGATCGCGTTCATCCGCACCGGCGACCCCCACCACCCCGGCCTGCCGCAGTGGGATCCGTACGACCTCGAGACGCGCATCACGATGCGCTTCGACTCCGTCATCACGGCCATCGGCGACCTGGCCGCGGACGCCCGCCGACGGCCGGCCACCGGGATGCAGGACAGCACCCGGCTCCTGCACGGCCATTAG
- a CDS encoding LacI family DNA-binding transcriptional regulator produces the protein MAKDSTAPTVTSADVARLAQVSRATVSFVLNNTQTHRVSDSTRARVLAAADQLGYVPHAAARSLRAGRSNLVLLPTSVSAIGRLVSNWLDDLQSELERHGYTTVLHAGRFVDVVTAARAWAELRPAAVFALEGDRYTAQAAEVLRRAGVRGLLVCAARPVEGVRTISFDHARIGTVAAEHLLAQGRRAIGVIMPRERGLDTFARPRLAGARSVAARSTATVTPLEMAYTRQSAAELAGRWPTLSLDAVFAYNDEYAALLLRALQDAGLSVPDEVAIVGADDLLVAELQRPELTTIRLDLPTPAQVADLLHELIEGREAPGAFGVEPVLIHRRSS, from the coding sequence ATGGCCAAGGATTCCACCGCGCCGACGGTCACCAGCGCAGACGTGGCCCGGCTGGCGCAAGTGTCACGGGCCACCGTGTCCTTCGTACTCAACAACACCCAGACGCACCGGGTCAGCGACAGCACCCGGGCACGCGTGCTGGCCGCGGCCGACCAACTCGGTTACGTGCCGCATGCCGCCGCCCGCTCGCTGCGCGCCGGGCGCAGCAACCTGGTCCTGCTGCCCACGTCCGTCTCGGCCATCGGCCGCCTGGTCAGCAACTGGCTGGACGACCTGCAGAGCGAGCTCGAACGACACGGCTACACCACCGTGCTGCACGCCGGCCGGTTCGTTGACGTGGTCACCGCCGCCCGGGCCTGGGCGGAACTGCGGCCCGCCGCGGTCTTCGCCCTGGAAGGCGATCGTTACACCGCGCAGGCGGCCGAGGTACTACGGCGAGCGGGCGTCCGCGGCCTTCTCGTATGCGCTGCCCGACCCGTGGAGGGCGTCCGGACCATCTCGTTCGACCACGCCCGCATCGGAACGGTGGCCGCCGAGCACCTCCTCGCGCAGGGGCGGCGCGCCATCGGCGTGATCATGCCGCGCGAGCGCGGGCTCGACACCTTCGCCAGGCCGCGGCTGGCCGGTGCACGGTCGGTCGCCGCCCGCAGCACCGCGACCGTCACCCCACTGGAGATGGCGTACACCCGGCAATCCGCGGCCGAGTTGGCCGGGCGCTGGCCCACCCTCTCCCTCGACGCGGTGTTCGCATACAACGACGAGTACGCGGCCCTGCTGCTGCGCGCACTGCAGGACGCGGGCCTGTCCGTCCCCGACGAGGTGGCGATCGTCGGAGCGGACGACCTGCTGGTGGCCGAGCTGCAGCGGCCCGAACTCACGACCATCCGGCTCGATCTGCCCACTCCGGCCCAGGTCGCCGACCTCCTCCATGAGCTGATCGAAGGACGTGAGGCGCCGGGCGCGTTCGGCGTGGAACCCGTGCTCATCCACCGCCGCTCCTCCTGA